A part of Streptomyces sp. NBC_01497 genomic DNA contains:
- a CDS encoding IucA/IucC family protein: MSTFPVHDRSDAAAPAAPRHPPSALYAPPELTPERWSAACRRLLAKLLGEFAYEEIVEPLADDREPGRYTLTLDDGRPLTFRARRGAYGSWRVDPESLSRREDDGERPFTDPLRFLMLSHRLIGIDGDTLGHLIRELTTTVAADAALDHTAASAAHLADLGYAELEGHQTGHPWIVLNKGRVGFSATDTARWAPEARTPAALPWIAVSTRLAAYRGTGGLSRPDQLYGVELDGPVRAAFDAVLRERGLDPAGYLYLPVHPWQWDEVLVQLYAPAIAEGAIVPLPTDGDLRLPQQSIRTFLNIDRPERHTVKLPLSILNTLVWRGLPTRRTLAAPAVTAWVLSLRDNDPFLRDETRVILQGEVASVTVEHPLYDRLPEAPYQYKELLGAIWRQPLLTSLAPGERARTLAALLHTDPEGRALTAELAERSGLAPEEWLRHLFHALLPPLLHFLYRYGTVFSPHGENAIVVFDGRDVPTRLAIKDFVDDVNVSSVPLPEQASMPPDVRDILLTEDPGFLTQFIHSGLFVGVFRYLAPLCEEQLGIPETEFWSLVRAEILHHHARFPELKDRFEVFDLLTPRIQRLCLNRNRLHLDGYRDRAERPHAAVHGTVPNPLGSRVSPRP, translated from the coding sequence GTGTCGACGTTCCCCGTGCATGACCGCAGCGACGCCGCGGCGCCGGCCGCACCGCGCCACCCGCCATCCGCGCTGTACGCGCCACCCGAACTCACTCCGGAGCGCTGGTCGGCGGCGTGCCGCCGGCTCCTCGCCAAACTCCTCGGCGAGTTCGCCTACGAGGAGATCGTCGAACCGCTGGCCGACGACCGCGAGCCCGGGCGCTACACGCTCACCCTGGACGACGGCCGGCCTCTCACCTTCCGCGCCCGCCGCGGCGCGTACGGCAGCTGGCGGGTGGACCCGGAGTCCCTCAGCAGACGCGAGGACGACGGCGAGCGGCCGTTCACCGACCCGCTGCGGTTCCTGATGCTCTCGCACCGCCTCATCGGCATCGACGGCGACACCCTCGGCCACCTCATACGCGAACTGACCACCACCGTCGCCGCGGACGCCGCACTCGACCACACCGCCGCCTCCGCCGCGCACCTCGCCGATCTCGGGTACGCGGAACTGGAGGGGCATCAGACCGGCCACCCCTGGATCGTCCTCAACAAGGGGCGCGTCGGCTTCTCCGCGACGGACACCGCCCGCTGGGCCCCCGAGGCCAGGACCCCCGCCGCGCTGCCGTGGATAGCCGTCTCGACCCGGCTCGCCGCCTACCGCGGGACGGGCGGCCTCAGCCGCCCCGACCAGCTGTACGGCGTCGAACTGGACGGACCCGTCCGCGCGGCGTTCGACGCGGTGCTCAGAGAGCGCGGTCTCGACCCCGCCGGATACCTCTACCTGCCGGTGCACCCCTGGCAGTGGGACGAGGTCCTGGTTCAGTTGTACGCGCCGGCGATCGCCGAGGGGGCCATCGTGCCCTTGCCCACGGACGGTGACCTGCGCCTGCCGCAGCAGTCGATCCGCACGTTCCTCAACATCGACCGGCCCGAGCGGCACACCGTGAAACTGCCGCTGTCGATCCTCAACACCCTGGTGTGGCGGGGCCTGCCGACCCGGCGCACACTCGCCGCGCCCGCCGTGACGGCCTGGGTCCTGTCCCTGCGCGACAACGACCCGTTCCTGCGCGACGAGACACGCGTGATCCTTCAGGGCGAGGTCGCCTCGGTGACCGTCGAGCACCCGCTGTACGACCGGCTCCCCGAGGCGCCCTACCAGTACAAGGAGTTGCTCGGCGCGATCTGGCGGCAGCCGCTGCTGACGAGCCTCGCCCCCGGCGAGCGTGCCCGCACGCTCGCCGCGCTGCTGCACACCGACCCCGAGGGCCGGGCCCTGACGGCGGAGCTCGCCGAACGTTCGGGACTCGCGCCCGAGGAGTGGCTGCGCCACCTGTTCCACGCGCTGCTGCCGCCGCTGCTGCACTTCCTCTACCGCTACGGGACGGTGTTCTCACCGCACGGCGAGAACGCGATCGTCGTCTTCGACGGGCGGGACGTGCCGACACGTCTCGCGATCAAGGACTTCGTGGACGACGTGAACGTCAGCTCCGTCCCGCTGCCCGAGCAGGCGTCGATGCCGCCGGACGTCCGGGACATCCTGCTGACCGAGGACCCGGGCTTCCTCACGCAGTTCATCCACTCTGGGCTGTTCGTGGGCGTGTTCCGCTACCTCGCGCCCCTGTGCGAAGAGCAACTCGGCATTCCCGAGACGGAGTTCTGGTCCCTCGTCCGGGCGGAGATCCTGCACCACCACGCGCGCTTCCCCGAACTCAAGGACCGCTTCGAGGTCTTCGACCTGCTGACCCCGCGCATCCAGCGGCTCTGCCTCAACCGCAACCGCCTCCACCTCGACGGGTACCGCGACCGGGCGGAGCGGCCGCACGCCGCCGTGCACGGCACGGTACCCAACCCGCTCGGGTCCCGCGTCTCCCCTCGGCCATGA
- a CDS encoding ATP-dependent DNA helicase: MTKPSLPDLLNAAVAAVGGVERPGQATMAAAVAEAIDTPSHLLVQAGTGTGKSLGYLVPALAHGERVVVATATLALQRQLVERDLPRTVDALHPLLRRRPEFAMLKGRSNYLCLHRLHEGMPQDEEDGLFDQFEAAAPTSKLGQDLLRLRDWADDTETGDRDGLTPGVSDRAWAQVSVSSRECLGASKCAYGQECFAELARERAKLADVVVTNHALLAIDAIEGAPVLPQHEVLIVDEAHELVSRVTGVATGELTPGQVNRAVRRAAKLVDEKAADSLQTAAETFERLMELVLPGRLEEVPEDLAYALMALRDAARTVITALGNTRDKSVQDEDVVRKQAMASVESVHGVAERIANGSEWDVVWYERHDRFGASLRVAPLSVSGLLREKLFGDRSVTLTSATLKLGGDFNGVGASLGLSPEGTGGDEVPQWKGVDVGSPFDYPKQGILYVARHLNTPGREGSRTDMLDELAELVEAAGGRTLGLFSSMRAAQGAAEELRGRLDVPILLQGEETLGELIKGFAADPRTCLFGTLSLWQGVDVPGPSSQLVVMDRIPFPRPDDPLMSARQKAVEEGGGNGFMAVAATHAALLMAQGAGRLVRATGDKGVVAVLDPRLATARYGSYLRSSLPDFWYTTDRHQVRKSLSAIDAAAKAEGK; the protein is encoded by the coding sequence ATGACGAAGCCATCACTCCCCGATCTCCTCAATGCCGCCGTCGCCGCCGTCGGCGGTGTGGAGAGGCCAGGCCAGGCCACCATGGCCGCGGCCGTGGCAGAAGCCATCGACACCCCGTCCCATCTGCTGGTCCAGGCCGGCACCGGCACCGGGAAGTCGCTCGGCTATCTCGTGCCCGCGCTGGCTCACGGTGAGCGGGTGGTGGTGGCGACGGCGACGCTCGCCCTCCAGCGGCAGCTCGTGGAGCGCGACCTGCCGCGCACGGTCGACGCGCTGCATCCGCTGCTGCGCCGCCGGCCGGAGTTCGCCATGCTCAAGGGCCGCAGCAACTACCTCTGCCTGCACCGGCTCCACGAGGGCATGCCGCAGGACGAGGAGGACGGGCTGTTCGACCAGTTCGAGGCGGCGGCCCCCACCAGCAAGCTCGGGCAGGACCTGCTGCGCCTGCGCGACTGGGCGGACGATACGGAGACCGGGGACCGCGACGGTCTGACCCCGGGCGTCTCGGACCGCGCGTGGGCGCAGGTGTCGGTGTCGTCGCGGGAGTGCCTGGGCGCGTCGAAGTGCGCGTACGGCCAGGAGTGCTTCGCCGAACTGGCCCGCGAGCGGGCCAAACTGGCCGATGTGGTGGTGACCAATCACGCCCTGCTCGCCATCGACGCAATCGAGGGCGCGCCCGTCCTGCCGCAGCACGAGGTGCTGATCGTCGACGAGGCGCACGAGCTGGTCTCGCGGGTGACCGGGGTGGCGACGGGCGAGCTCACCCCGGGCCAGGTCAACCGCGCGGTGCGGCGCGCCGCCAAGCTGGTGGACGAGAAGGCGGCGGACTCCCTGCAGACGGCGGCGGAGACCTTCGAGCGGCTGATGGAGCTGGTACTGCCCGGCCGCCTGGAGGAGGTCCCGGAGGACCTGGCCTACGCGCTGATGGCGCTGCGGGACGCGGCCCGCACGGTGATCACGGCGCTCGGCAACACCCGCGACAAGTCCGTCCAGGACGAGGACGTCGTCCGCAAGCAGGCCATGGCGTCCGTCGAGTCCGTGCACGGTGTCGCGGAGCGCATCGCGAACGGCTCGGAATGGGACGTCGTCTGGTACGAGCGGCACGACCGCTTCGGCGCGTCGCTGCGCGTGGCGCCGCTGTCGGTGTCGGGCCTGCTGCGGGAGAAGCTGTTCGGGGACCGCTCGGTGACGCTGACCTCGGCCACGCTGAAGCTGGGCGGCGACTTCAACGGCGTGGGCGCGTCGCTGGGGCTTTCGCCCGAGGGCACGGGCGGCGACGAGGTGCCGCAGTGGAAGGGCGTCGACGTCGGCTCGCCGTTCGACTACCCCAAGCAGGGCATTCTCTACGTGGCGCGGCACCTGAACACGCCGGGCCGCGAGGGGTCACGCACCGACATGCTGGACGAGCTGGCCGAACTGGTGGAGGCGGCCGGCGGGCGCACCCTGGGGCTGTTCTCGTCGATGCGGGCGGCCCAGGGCGCGGCCGAGGAACTGCGCGGCCGGCTGGACGTGCCGATCCTGCTCCAGGGCGAGGAGACGCTCGGCGAACTGATCAAGGGCTTCGCGGCCGACCCCCGCACGTGCCTGTTCGGCACGCTGTCGCTGTGGCAGGGCGTGGACGTGCCGGGGCCGAGTTCGCAACTGGTGGTGATGGACAGGATTCCGTTCCCTCGCCCCGACGATCCGCTGATGAGCGCCCGACAGAAGGCGGTCGAGGAGGGCGGCGGGAACGGCTTCATGGCGGTGGCGGCCACCCATGCGGCGCTGCTGATGGCGCAGGGCGCCGGACGTCTGGTCCGGGCGACGGGGGACAAGGGCGTGGTGGCGGTCCTGGACCCGAGGCTGGCCACGGCCCGCTACGGCAGCTACCTCCGGTCCTCGCTCCCCGACTTCTGGTACACGACCGACCGTCATCAGGTGCGCAAGTCGCTCTCCGCGATCGACGCGGCGGCGAAGGCGGAGGGGAAGTAG
- a CDS encoding GNAT family N-acetyltransferase translates to MSPEGSADAETRADGGVQAADGPRVGRSRTAEGTAEGATAAERRAVDARAADARAAADTVDLRLPAELMALIGGEEPAVPAADQATACGSDRLADPAAGRAAPSVPAPPGPRDPGRPALSGGPGPSRGRRSTGPRFDAALLDDLAGWGPVSSAIGVFQLVPVRPDRDLALIARWMNDPAVAAFWELAGPESLTAAHLEHQLGGDGRSMPALGVLDGTPMSYFEIYRADLDPLARHYPARPHDTGVHLLVGGAGDRGRGVGSALLRAVSDHILDHRPRCTRVLAEPDLRNTPSVSAFLSGGFRFAAEVDLPDKRAALMIRDRALRGRL, encoded by the coding sequence ATGAGCCCCGAGGGGAGCGCGGACGCCGAGACGCGGGCGGACGGCGGCGTGCAAGCGGCCGACGGGCCACGCGTCGGCCGGTCACGGACAGCGGAGGGGACGGCCGAGGGGGCGACGGCCGCCGAACGGCGGGCCGTAGACGCGCGGGCCGCCGACGCGCGAGCGGCCGCCGACACCGTCGACCTGCGACTGCCCGCCGAACTCATGGCGCTGATCGGCGGGGAGGAGCCCGCGGTGCCGGCCGCCGACCAGGCCACCGCGTGCGGCTCCGACCGGCTCGCCGACCCGGCGGCCGGGCGGGCCGCCCCGTCCGTCCCCGCACCGCCGGGCCCGCGCGACCCCGGCCGGCCGGCCCTCTCCGGCGGGCCCGGCCCCTCCCGCGGCCGCCGCTCCACCGGCCCCCGTTTCGACGCGGCGCTCCTCGACGACCTCGCCGGCTGGGGACCGGTCTCCTCGGCCATCGGCGTCTTCCAGCTCGTGCCCGTACGTCCGGACCGCGATCTCGCACTGATCGCCCGGTGGATGAACGATCCGGCAGTGGCGGCCTTCTGGGAACTCGCTGGCCCCGAATCGCTCACCGCCGCCCACCTGGAGCACCAACTCGGCGGCGACGGGCGGAGCATGCCCGCTCTGGGCGTCCTCGACGGCACCCCGATGAGCTACTTCGAGATCTATCGGGCCGACCTCGACCCGCTCGCCCGCCACTATCCCGCACGCCCCCACGACACGGGCGTCCATCTTCTGGTGGGCGGCGCGGGCGACCGGGGCAGAGGCGTGGGCTCGGCCCTCCTGAGGGCAGTCTCGGACCACATTCTCGACCATCGGCCCCGGTGTACGCGCGTACTTGCCGAACCCGACCTGCGGAACACCCCGTCCGTGTCAGCATTTCTGAGCGGAGGTTTCCGTTTCGCCGCGGAGGTCGACCTGCCCGACAAACGAGCCGCCCTCATGATCCGCGACCGCGCGTTGCGCGGCCGTCTCTGA
- a CDS encoding IucA/IucC family protein, translating to MNPTPAPDLPAPPPGTAEPPTVPRQQSGAERPARGALPGTATTHRTGHPVPGGPGPRLDHPSLATIPDPGGHATGAGHTVHADRTVRNGNASRTDTTDTTDTTDTTDTTDTTDSAGRTGDAVRPGGREPDGDRGGHPARTAPGAHPDHLDHPDPHRAADAATVENLLRCWARENDLAAPDGDVLRLRLPMSGAALSVPVRYWSPTGWHRFGPAFLDGAPHEAPPVDAVTMAALLGRESGRHQGGDLVARVADSAHHTAVFLAHRRERPEPPQGADLFLVAEQSLVLGHPLHPTPKSRQGLSEAEALLYSPEVHGAFPLHWIAVDRSVLAGESAWTEQGRPVSAEQLATRLLGDVPLPEGTVPLPLHPWQARDMTHRPAYLRLLDAGLVHDLGAHGGPWHPTSSIRTVHRPGAPAMLKLSLGVRITNSRRENLRKELRRGVEVHRLLRTGLGRQWRAAHPGFDIVRDPAWLAVDTEDGDPVPGLDVIMRHNPFGPADDAACVAGLTAPRPYPGRAGTSSRLAEIVARLVARTGRPRLAVCAEWFLRYLEQVVRPVLWLDGQAGIALEAHQQNTLVHLDADGWPIGGRYRDNQGYYFRASHRDALERRLPGIGEESDTFVSDDVTDERFAYYLGINNVLGLIGAFGSQRLADESVLLAAFRRFLTGAAALGSPLPGQLLAAPTLRCKANLLTRLHGLDELVGPVDTQSVYVTIANPLRS from the coding sequence GTGAACCCCACTCCCGCACCCGACCTGCCGGCCCCCCCACCCGGCACCGCCGAGCCCCCCACGGTGCCCCGCCAGCAGTCCGGTGCCGAGCGGCCCGCGCGGGGCGCCCTGCCGGGCACCGCGACCACGCACCGCACCGGCCACCCCGTCCCCGGGGGGCCCGGCCCGCGCCTGGACCACCCCTCGCTCGCGACGATCCCCGACCCCGGCGGTCACGCCACGGGCGCCGGCCACACGGTGCACGCCGACCGCACCGTGCGGAACGGGAACGCCTCCCGCACCGACACCACCGACACCACCGACACCACCGACACCACCGACACCACCGACACCACCGACTCCGCCGGCCGCACGGGGGACGCGGTCCGCCCCGGCGGCCGGGAGCCGGACGGGGACCGCGGCGGTCACCCCGCCAGGACCGCCCCCGGCGCCCACCCCGACCACCTGGACCACCCCGACCCCCACCGCGCCGCCGACGCGGCCACCGTGGAGAACCTGCTGCGGTGCTGGGCCAGGGAGAACGATCTCGCCGCCCCGGACGGCGACGTCCTGCGGCTGCGGCTGCCGATGAGCGGTGCCGCTCTCTCCGTGCCCGTCCGGTACTGGTCCCCGACCGGCTGGCACCGCTTCGGGCCCGCCTTCCTCGACGGCGCCCCGCACGAGGCGCCCCCGGTCGACGCCGTCACGATGGCCGCGCTCCTCGGCCGGGAGTCCGGCCGCCACCAGGGCGGCGACCTCGTCGCCCGGGTCGCCGACTCCGCCCACCACACGGCCGTCTTCCTCGCCCACCGGCGAGAGCGCCCCGAGCCGCCGCAGGGCGCGGACCTGTTCCTCGTGGCCGAGCAGTCCCTGGTGCTCGGCCACCCCCTGCACCCGACACCCAAGAGCAGGCAGGGACTCTCCGAGGCCGAAGCGCTGCTGTACTCGCCCGAGGTGCACGGAGCCTTTCCGCTGCACTGGATCGCCGTCGACCGTTCCGTGCTCGCCGGCGAGTCCGCCTGGACCGAACAGGGCCGTCCGGTGTCCGCCGAACAGCTCGCCACGCGGCTGCTCGGTGACGTACCCCTGCCGGAGGGTACGGTTCCGCTGCCACTGCACCCCTGGCAGGCACGGGACATGACGCACCGCCCGGCCTACCTGCGCCTCCTCGACGCCGGCCTCGTGCACGACCTCGGCGCCCATGGTGGGCCCTGGCATCCCACGTCCTCCATCCGCACGGTGCACCGGCCGGGCGCCCCCGCCATGCTGAAGCTCTCGCTCGGCGTGCGCATCACCAACTCCCGCCGGGAGAACCTCCGCAAGGAACTGCGCCGGGGCGTCGAGGTGCACCGGCTGCTGCGCACCGGCCTCGGCCGCCAGTGGCGGGCCGCGCACCCCGGCTTCGACATCGTCCGCGACCCGGCCTGGCTCGCAGTCGACACCGAGGACGGCGACCCGGTGCCCGGCCTGGACGTGATCATGCGGCACAACCCGTTCGGGCCGGCCGACGACGCCGCGTGTGTGGCCGGGCTGACCGCGCCGCGCCCCTACCCGGGCCGCGCGGGAACGTCCTCGCGGCTCGCGGAGATCGTCGCGCGCCTCGTCGCCAGGACCGGCCGGCCGCGCCTCGCGGTCTGCGCCGAGTGGTTCCTGCGCTACCTGGAGCAGGTGGTCCGCCCGGTGCTGTGGCTCGACGGGCAGGCCGGCATCGCGCTGGAGGCGCACCAGCAGAACACGCTGGTCCACCTGGACGCCGACGGCTGGCCCATCGGCGGGCGCTACCGCGACAACCAGGGCTACTACTTCCGTGCGTCCCACCGAGACGCGCTCGAACGCCGCCTGCCCGGCATCGGCGAGGAGTCTGACACCTTCGTCTCGGACGACGTCACCGACGAGCGGTTCGCGTACTACCTCGGCATCAACAACGTCCTCGGCCTGATCGGCGCGTTCGGCTCCCAAAGGCTGGCGGACGAGAGCGTCCTGCTGGCCGCGTTCCGCCGTTTCCTCACGGGGGCGGCCGCCCTCGGCTCACCACTGCCCGGGCAGCTGCTGGCGGCCCCGACCCTGCGCTGCAAGGCCAACCTGCTCACCCGGCTGCACGGGCTGGACGAACTCGTCGGTCCGGTCGACACGCAGTCCGTGTACGTCACCATCGCGAACCCGCTGCGGAGCTGA
- a CDS encoding diaminobutyrate--2-oxoglutarate transaminase family protein, translating into MAVTEPTNIPPVAETVAHEDILRRQSQRESAARTYARSLPIVPVRARGLTIEGADGRRYLDCLSGAGTLALGHNHPVVLAAIRKVLDSEAPLHILDIATPVKDAFVTELFSTLPAGLAEHARIQFCGPAGTDAVEAALKLVRTATGRQGMLAFTGAYHGMTEGAVAVSGGARDVRVTRLPYPQDYRCPFGIGGEHGAELSARLTQSLLDDPKSGVPQPAGMIVEPVQGEGGVLPAPDTWLRRMREITAERSIPLIADEVQTGVGRTGTFWAVQHSGIVPDVMVLSKAIGGSLPLAVIVYHEDLDLWRPGAHAGTFRGNQLAMAAGAATLAYVRENGLAERSAVLGARIIGRLQGLAAEHPCIGDVRGRGLMIGLEIVDPEAETGGGPALADPELARAVRQACLDRGLIVELGGRDGAVVRLLPPLTLTDEQAEAVLDRFADALASAERAALARTSAGRSQ; encoded by the coding sequence ATGGCCGTGACCGAGCCGACCAACATCCCGCCGGTGGCGGAGACCGTTGCCCATGAAGACATCCTCCGCCGTCAGTCGCAGCGCGAATCGGCGGCCCGTACCTACGCCAGGTCGCTGCCGATCGTGCCCGTGCGGGCCCGCGGCCTGACCATCGAGGGCGCCGACGGGCGCCGCTACCTGGACTGCCTCTCCGGCGCGGGCACGCTCGCCCTGGGGCACAACCACCCCGTCGTGCTGGCGGCGATCAGGAAGGTCCTCGACTCGGAGGCCCCGCTGCACATCCTGGACATCGCCACCCCCGTCAAGGACGCCTTCGTCACCGAGCTGTTCTCCACGCTGCCGGCCGGGCTGGCGGAGCACGCCCGGATCCAGTTCTGCGGACCGGCGGGCACCGACGCCGTCGAGGCCGCGCTGAAACTCGTACGGACGGCGACGGGACGGCAGGGCATGCTCGCCTTCACCGGCGCCTACCACGGCATGACCGAGGGCGCGGTTGCCGTGTCCGGCGGGGCGCGGGACGTCCGGGTGACCCGCCTGCCCTACCCGCAGGACTACCGCTGCCCGTTCGGCATCGGCGGTGAGCACGGGGCGGAGCTGTCCGCCCGCCTGACGCAGAGTCTGCTGGACGACCCCAAGAGCGGGGTGCCGCAGCCCGCCGGGATGATCGTGGAGCCGGTCCAGGGCGAGGGCGGTGTGCTGCCCGCCCCGGACACGTGGCTGCGCCGGATGCGGGAGATCACCGCGGAGCGCTCCATCCCGCTGATCGCCGACGAGGTGCAGACAGGCGTCGGCAGGACGGGTACGTTCTGGGCCGTGCAGCACAGTGGCATCGTCCCCGACGTGATGGTGCTCTCCAAGGCCATCGGAGGCTCGCTCCCGCTCGCCGTGATCGTGTATCACGAGGACCTCGACCTGTGGCGCCCGGGCGCCCATGCCGGCACGTTCCGCGGCAATCAGCTCGCGATGGCCGCGGGCGCGGCGACACTCGCGTACGTCCGGGAGAACGGTCTCGCGGAGCGGTCCGCGGTCCTCGGCGCGCGGATCATCGGCCGCCTCCAGGGCCTGGCGGCGGAACATCCCTGCATCGGGGACGTACGCGGCCGCGGTCTGATGATCGGCTTGGAGATCGTCGATCCCGAGGCGGAAACCGGCGGCGGACCGGCCCTCGCCGACCCGGAGCTCGCCCGGGCCGTGCGGCAGGCCTGCCTCGACCGCGGGCTCATCGTCGAGCTCGGTGGCCGCGACGGCGCGGTCGTCCGCCTGCTGCCACCGCTCACCCTCACCGACGAACAGGCCGAGGCCGTACTCGACCGGTTTGCCGACGCCTTGGCGTCCGCCGAGCGGGCCGCCCTCGCGCGCACGTCCGCAGGACGGTCGCAGTGA
- a CDS encoding trypsin-like serine peptidase, which yields MRPIAPMSVPRPAGVRRGVRVLAATAAAATLALTATACGPSDDGASAAASSASASPAAADPKITIPDDLKDKLKQHGIDLDKWKHGEWKNWDRDQWLRQAQDFVNPIIQGLWNPDRMRKAEQPAEAPVQAHDISGDQGVTDPEPAPVQAREAATPYASSVPVEGKLFFDGPQGSMVCSATVVTDPAHPGKSDMVWTAGHCVHAGKSGGWYRNIAFVPSYNDKGLPTAQLKGAGEKDLAPYGVWWADWAETSSQWIAEGSETGGHGSPYDFAVLHVTPEKGGSGKSLQETVGAAMPVDFNAPAVPDITTITANGYPAAPPYDGQKLYQCAGRPGRLSLTASEPTEYRVGCSMTGGASGGGWFATGDDGKPALVSNTSIGPVTAGWLAGPHLGKDAQGIYDGVSKKFASQ from the coding sequence ATGCGACCGATCGCTCCGATGTCCGTCCCACGCCCGGCGGGCGTCAGGCGCGGGGTGCGCGTGCTGGCGGCCACGGCCGCCGCCGCGACCCTCGCGCTGACCGCGACGGCCTGCGGGCCGAGCGACGACGGCGCCTCCGCGGCCGCGTCCTCGGCGTCCGCTTCCCCGGCCGCGGCCGACCCGAAGATCACCATCCCGGACGACCTCAAGGACAAGCTCAAGCAGCACGGCATCGACCTGGACAAGTGGAAGCACGGCGAGTGGAAGAACTGGGACCGGGACCAGTGGCTGCGCCAGGCGCAGGACTTCGTCAACCCGATCATCCAGGGGCTGTGGAACCCGGACCGGATGCGCAAGGCCGAGCAGCCCGCGGAAGCACCGGTCCAGGCGCACGACATCTCGGGTGACCAGGGCGTCACCGACCCCGAACCCGCGCCGGTGCAGGCGCGGGAGGCGGCGACCCCGTACGCGAGCAGCGTGCCGGTCGAGGGCAAGTTGTTCTTCGACGGGCCGCAGGGCTCGATGGTCTGCTCGGCCACGGTGGTGACGGACCCGGCGCACCCCGGTAAGTCCGACATGGTCTGGACGGCGGGCCACTGCGTGCACGCGGGCAAGAGCGGCGGCTGGTACCGCAACATCGCCTTCGTCCCGTCGTACAACGACAAGGGCCTGCCGACGGCCCAGTTGAAGGGGGCGGGCGAGAAGGACCTGGCCCCGTACGGCGTCTGGTGGGCCGACTGGGCCGAGACGTCCTCGCAGTGGATCGCCGAGGGCTCGGAGACCGGCGGACACGGCTCGCCCTACGACTTCGCGGTGCTGCACGTGACACCGGAGAAGGGCGGGAGCGGCAAGTCGCTGCAGGAGACGGTGGGTGCGGCCATGCCCGTGGACTTCAACGCGCCCGCCGTCCCGGACATCACGACGATCACGGCCAACGGCTACCCGGCGGCGCCGCCGTACGACGGCCAGAAGCTGTACCAGTGCGCGGGCAGGCCGGGACGGCTCTCGCTGACCGCGTCGGAGCCGACGGAGTACCGCGTCGGCTGCAGCATGACCGGCGGCGCCTCGGGCGGCGGCTGGTTCGCGACGGGTGACGACGGGAAGCCCGCGCTGGTGTCGAACACGTCGATCGGCCCGGTGACGGCGGGCTGGCTGGCGGGGCCGCACCTCGGCAAGGACGCCCAGGGCATCTACGACGGCGTCAGCAAGAAGTTCGCCTCGCAGTAG